The Deltaproteobacteria bacterium genome segment GGCCTTCGAGTCCGAGCGGGTCCGCGACGAGCGCAGCAAGGTGCTCTCGTCGCTGCGCCCCCTGCCGCTCGACGGGCTCGACGGCCATCTCGTGCTCGGCCAGTACGCCGAGGGCGAGATCGAGGGGAAGGCCGTGCCCGCCTACCGCGACGAGCCCGGCGTGGCTCCCGACTCGAAGACCCCGACGTTCGCGGCCATGAAGGTCCATATCGACAACTGGCGGTGGAACGGCGTGCCCTTTTTCCTGCGCTCGGGCAAGCGCCTGCGGCGCCGTTCAACGGAAGTGTCCATACAGTTCAGGGAGGTGCCTCACCTCATGTTCGGCGGGGCCCTCGGCGACGGGGAGATAGGACCGAACGTCCTTGTCCTCAAGATACAGCCCGACGAGCGGGTGCTGCTCACCTTCCAGACCAAGACGCCTGGAGCGAGGCTCTGCCTGCGAAAGGTGGTGATGGACTTCTCCTACCGCGAGGGCTACGGGGGGCCGAGGCTCGACGCCTACGAGCGGGTGCTCATCGACGCCATGCTGGGCGACGACATGCTCTTTGTGCGCGGCGACTCGGTGGAGTCGAGCTGGCGCTACCTGACACCGCTGCTCGACCTCATCGACGGGGGCGGAGAGGAGGCGCCGCCCGTGCATCCCTACCCCTCCGGCTCCTGGGGACCGAGGGAGGCCGACAGGCTCATGGGAGAACGCCGGTGGTGGCGTAACTACTGAGGAGGCCCTATCTCTTTGCGGCGGGGGGAACCTCTTCGTGGAAGGGCCGCAGTCCCACGGCCGCCCGGGATTCCCCTCTATGTCGGTCTGCCTGCGGCGGCCGGGGGGGCGGACCGCGCCGGGCGGGATCCCTTACGCCTTTGCGGTCCGGCCTCCGCCGCCACGAAGGCGCGCTTGCAGGGAGAGTCCCCGGGAAATCTTCAAGCCCTTCGGCTCTCCCCGGCGCGGTCAATCATGGCCTCCTCGATGGAAGCGAAAGGGGGGGACGTCCATGGCGCTCAGCGAGAAGGGGAAGGCCGGGCTTCTGCGCATAGCGCGCTCGGCCATAGAGACGTACCTGCGGGAGGGGCGGGTCGAGGTGCCCGCGGCGGCCGACGACGAGCTTTGCGCAAGGGGCGGCGCGTTCGTCACGCTTCACCGCGGCGGCAGGCTGCGAGGCTGCATAGGACTCATGGTCTCGCAAAAGCCGCTCTTCGAGACCGTCGCCGAGATGGCCGTATCCGCCGCCTTCAGGGACCCGCGCTTCCCGCCCGTAACTGCCGACGAGCTCGACGAGCTCGACATAGAGATATCGGTATTGACGCCGCTTCGCAGGATATCCGGCCCCGACGAGATAGAGGTGGGCCGCCACGGCCTCTATATCGTGAAGGGGCCGCATACGGGGGTGCTGCTCCCACAGGTGGCGGTGGAGCACGGCTTCGACCGCGAAAGGTTCCTGCGCGAGACGGCCGTGAAGGCGGGCCTGGACCCCGAAGAGTGGAAAGAAGCGGAGATCCATACCTTCGAGGCCGAGGTCTTCGGCGAAAAGGATACCCGCTCCTGCGCCCGATGAGGCCTTTCTGAGGAAGGGCCACAGGCCCCAGACCCTATGTTATTCGGGTCTTCGGCTGTACCGGGGGTTCGGGCCGCGCCAGGCGGGAT includes the following:
- the amrA gene encoding AmmeMemoRadiSam system protein A, whose amino-acid sequence is MALSEKGKAGLLRIARSAIETYLREGRVEVPAAADDELCARGGAFVTLHRGGRLRGCIGLMVSQKPLFETVAEMAVSAAFRDPRFPPVTADELDELDIEISVLTPLRRISGPDEIEVGRHGLYIVKGPHTGVLLPQVAVEHGFDRERFLRETAVKAGLDPEEWKEAEIHTFEAEVFGEKDTRSCAR